AAGCTCGGCTACCGGGCGACACCCGTGACAGTCATCGACGGCGAGGTCGTCGTCGGTTTCGATCGAGGGAAACTTCAGCGACTGCTCGGGCTCAGCTAAGGCCATTGCGGTCAGGTCTTGGAGGCAGGATGGTTACAGTCCATTGCAATGGATGCGGGCAGGAGATCGAGCTTCCGGCGGGGACGCGCTCAGGCGACATCATCGCCTGTCCTAACTGAGCGGGCCTCTCGCTCCGGGTGAGCGAGCAAGACGGTAACTGGTCAGCCGTGGTGCTCAAGACCGCGAGTTGCGCCGTCGGAGATGAAGTCGTCGTCCTTCCTGATGACGTGCGGCCCGGCGATATCGTTGA
Above is a genomic segment from Candidatus Methylomirabilota bacterium containing:
- a CDS encoding glutaredoxin family protein, yielding KLGYRATPVTVIDGEVVVGFDRGKLQRLLGLS